Part of the Blastocatellia bacterium genome, AGCGAACTCGGCCGCCTCGATCAATGAGCGTGACCGTGGGGATCAGCCGCACAGGGTGAGTGTCAGAGTTACGCGGATCCTTCTTTGTTTTGCAGGGGAAGCTGCATCCCCGCGTGAGCTTTGAGAGGGGCAATTCCGCTGGGAATCCGCCGTTGAGGATCATCAGGGCGAGAGGTAGGTTCGCGCCAGCGATTTTCGCTTTCCCTTGACGGAGGCACGAATCATCAGATGGCGCACCGGATCGGTGAGATAGAACCGCACGCCATCCGGCCTCCAGAACCAGGCCAGCGGAAGGCGCAACGTCTCACCAGGAGCGATCTCCGATGGCGGCAGCCCTTTCCATCGGGGAACATACCGGTCATTGAGGACAATCTCGATTTCTCTCAGGGGCGCACTCTCCCGATTGGTGATGTGAAACTGATAGCCGTCGAAGTGAACCTCGAGCTTCAGTGCCCTGTCGAGACGATGGAAGCGAATAAACATCGTCGCACTGACAATGACAATGGCGCCAAGAGCAGCCACGATCAGGCGGACCCGCCGACCCGTCGGCGGTGATGATGTCGCGAAATCGGTAAAGAGATCACGTGTCACGGAATCTTCTCGCTCCATGCCATCGCCGACGAGATCCAGAGACGCATCGGCCATGAACGATCACGACGACACAAAGATCATCCGCCCTCACCGGTCGGTGTCCTTCGGGATTCACTGTTTCGGAGGAGCAGGAGGCCGTCCCGCGAGGCGCTCTGACGGAGACCTGCTATAACCTCGATGTTACCCAGGAGACTATCGGTGCGATGACCGATGAAGCGGCATATCCGATATAGAAGGCGCTGACTCCGATCATGAGCGCCGTCATGAGCCAGCCGGGGCGGGCGCTTCGGGGGAGGAAGCGACGATTCATGAGCAACGTCAGTGGACAATAAAGAGCCATGGCGATTCCGCCCGAGAATCCGGTCAGGAAGAGAAAGCTCTGGGCACGAGTGCTCGTCTCCAGGACGTAGGTCAGCAGACACCCCAGGACGATCCAGGCGATGGCCGTCACCGCATACCAAAATCCCAGCGGACGCGATCGGGCCGCGCGAAAATTCGTGTGAATGATGTCGGCCAGGCTGCGGGAAACGCCATCCACCAGCGTCAACTGAGTGGACAGCAGAGTAGCTACTGCCACCAGCAAAAAGATCGTCGTGGCTCCGCGAAAGAAACGACCGAGCACAAGCGCTTCGAGCGCCAGGAAACTGATCTCCTTCCCCTCATAAAACGCTTTGGTCCCCTGCCAGGTGATCACTCCCTGCTCCGTCAACGGGAAAACGACGGCCAGCGATGCGAAAATGAAGAGCAAAATCGTCACACTGTTCAAAAACCAGAAAAAGAGGACCTGATCCTGAACGGCGTGGCGCCACCACTGTCGCCACCGTCGCTGCTGAACGGGATGATCGGGGAACCGATATCCGGTCAGAGAATCGCGCGGGCTGCGGTCGCGTAAGATATTCGTCAGGACCGGGACGTGAATTCCCATGCCCAGGTTCTTATCGCGGAGGTAAAACGTATAAAAAAGATTGGCTGTGCCTCCGGCCCCAGCGAAAACGATCCAACTGAAAAATTCCGCGTAGCTCACGTCGGGTTCTTTATGCCCGAGATTGAGCACGCCGCGCCCCAGGCGAGCCCAGGTGTCGGATGTCCCCATGAACAGGGCGAGGACGATGAGGCCGACAAGGATAATCACGACCATCACTTCGGTGGAAATTTCGACCGAGCGATAGATGATTTTGGGGCCGAAGAGAATGACCGCCACAGCGGCAAAGGTGAGAGTCGTCCAGGCCCAATCGGGTCCTCCATCGTGCGCCGTAACCTGCGGGCCGAGCACCAGAGCGCGTACGGCTTCACCGCAACTGCGGGCCCAGCCCGGCAGCAACCAGGAAGTGAGCGTCAGGAGAATAAAGATATGGGCGAAGCCCCGCCAGAGCCGGGCATATCCCGTATAGGCCGTTTCCCCCGTTGCCAGGGCATAGCGGGCCAGCTCCAGATTGATGATCATTTGCAGCAAAATGCCCACACCGGCAGCCCAGATCATCCCGGCCCCGTAGCGTCCGACGACCGTTGGCCAGATGATCAACTCCCCGGCTCCGATGGAAAGACCGAGCAGGACTGCTCCCGGTCCCACCACGCGCCAGAAACTGCCGGGATAAGGAGGCAACTCGGCCACCTCAAACGGCGGCAGGTGCGGGCTCCCCGAAGGGAGCGCATCCGGTTCGGCCTCCTGCATTACCCTCACCGGAGAGGGCGTGACCGTCTTCTCCTTGTGACGCGGCATGGTCCGCTTTGCCCTCACACCGAACCCGTGATGAAGCCACTCATTCAAGCAAAAATATGCCACCGGCGCAACCACTGCGAAGGATAGCGCGCTTTGCTCAGAGACGAAGAAGGGCACTTCGCCCTTCCCGTCTGCGTGCCACGCACAGGCAGGCCCGGTACAGGCCTCGTCCCCTCCCCCGGGATGAGGTTAACTTGCCTCCATGCGGATTGGCGACCGACAACCGGGATGTTTCCTTCCGTGATAGATGTGCGTTGCAAAATTTTTGCCCGGAACAGTATTATTGGGGCGGCCTGGCAACACTTTTAGGAAGGGAAAAATTTTTCAAACTTTTTATCCTCGGAGGCCGTCAGAGAGGACGAGCAGAACTAAAAGGGAGGCCGGACCGCAATGACAAATCATGTCACGCCCTGTGCCGCACCGCTTCTGCTGGCGGATGCTCAAAGACAAGGGCCTTCCGGCACGAGAGAGCAATTGGAATCCAGGCTAAATGTGTCGCTCTCCCGCTGTGGACGCTCATCGGGATCGCAAAATCCTCCTGACTATGATGGCATCCGGCCTCTGCGCTACTGGCCTTTCATTAGCGGCACCATTGCGAGGGAGCCCTGGTTCCGCTCCGAAGTGAGGAAAAGGGATCTAGACTCTCCGGTCTGCGACCCGGCACAGGCTCAAAAGCCTGCACCACATCCTTTGGAGGAGGATTCGTATGCCACTGGATGATCAGGACAAGATCGCCCATCTGTTGCGTCGAGCGGGGTTCGCGGCGCGACCCGAAGAGATCGAGGCTGGCGTCGCTCGCGGACTCCAGGCGACCATTGATTTGCTGCTTGATTTTGAGAACGTTCCCGATAATCTCGCCCCTCCGCCACCGGGGCTCGAT contains:
- a CDS encoding Nramp family divalent metal transporter, with the translated sequence MPRHKEKTVTPSPVRVMQEAEPDALPSGSPHLPPFEVAELPPYPGSFWRVVGPGAVLLGLSIGAGELIIWPTVVGRYGAGMIWAAGVGILLQMIINLELARYALATGETAYTGYARLWRGFAHIFILLTLTSWLLPGWARSCGEAVRALVLGPQVTAHDGGPDWAWTTLTFAAVAVILFGPKIIYRSVEISTEVMVVIILVGLIVLALFMGTSDTWARLGRGVLNLGHKEPDVSYAEFFSWIVFAGAGGTANLFYTFYLRDKNLGMGIHVPVLTNILRDRSPRDSLTGYRFPDHPVQQRRWRQWWRHAVQDQVLFFWFLNSVTILLFIFASLAVVFPLTEQGVITWQGTKAFYEGKEISFLALEALVLGRFFRGATTIFLLVAVATLLSTQLTLVDGVSRSLADIIHTNFRAARSRPLGFWYAVTAIAWIVLGCLLTYVLETSTRAQSFLFLTGFSGGIAMALYCPLTLLMNRRFLPRSARPGWLMTALMIGVSAFYIGYAASSVIAPIVSWVTSRL